A region from the Panicum hallii strain FIL2 chromosome 1, PHallii_v3.1, whole genome shotgun sequence genome encodes:
- the LOC112882152 gene encoding atherin-like — protein sequence MDPASEELERRSRYLSSLIRRTKLGASPAPAPPPLPEPEPVAAAPNPEPEPEPEPAVGKRGEAKPALAAVEEEKEKREVRGEGGDAKGKEVKGKVVEGALKGEEGGRKVAVRVRAADMPLPLQRRAVRLAYEAIAAMPRLDSKRLALALKKEFDTAYGPAWHCIVGTSFGSYVTHSLGGFLYFSVDKAYILLFRTAVEPLGHP from the exons aTGGATCCAGCGTCCGAGGAGCTCGAGCGCCGCAGCCGCTACCTCAGCTCGCTCATCCGCCGCACCAAGCTCGGCGCCTCCCCGGCCCCCGCGCCCCCTCCTCTTCCCGAACCGGAGCCCGTGGCGGCGGCACCGAacccggagccggagccggagccggagcccgCCGTCGGGAAGCGCGGGGAGGCCAAGCCGGCgctggcggcggtggaggaggagaaggagaagcggGAGGTCAGAGGGGAGGGCGGCGACGCGAAGGGGAAAGAGGTCAAAGGGAAGGTGGTTGAGGGGGCTCTGAAGGGGGAGGAGGGTGGCAGGAAGGTGGCGGTGCGGGTGCGGGCGGCCGACATGCCCCTGCCGCTGCAGCGTCGCGCCGTCCGGCTCGCCTACGAGGCCATCGCCGCCATGCCGCGCCTCGACAGCAAGCGCCTCGCGCTCGCGCTCAAGAAG GAATTTGACACAGCATATGGCCCTGCTTGGCATTGCATTGTTGGAACAAGCTTTGGTTCCTATGTGACTCACTCTTTAGGAGGTTTCTTGTACTTCTCAGTGGACAAGGCCTATATTCTTCTCTTCAGAACCGCTGTTGAGCCATTAGGCCATCCATGA